One part of the Tenacibaculum sp. 190130A14a genome encodes these proteins:
- a CDS encoding DUF1842 domain-containing protein, producing the protein MATTANKTAQTVYFKGTMGKVANPLSPLLRFSLLIHPEENTVDGTVKLTISNGDEEVYSGQVTGVTHASGLNDVVRLISIRGNFPPQNKFSGIVLPFEAHMALNSDWKGSGGITFRGKNYENLPINGDTFNL; encoded by the coding sequence ATGGCTACAACAGCAAACAAAACAGCACAAACAGTTTATTTCAAAGGAACTATGGGAAAAGTTGCTAATCCTTTATCACCATTATTAAGGTTCTCTCTTTTAATTCATCCAGAAGAAAATACGGTTGATGGAACAGTAAAACTAACTATAAGCAATGGAGATGAGGAAGTTTACTCAGGTCAAGTAACAGGAGTTACTCATGCTTCTGGACTTAATGATGTTGTTAGGTTGATCAGTATTAGAGGAAACTTTCCTCCACAGAACAAATTTAGCGGAATAGTACTTCCTTTTGAAGCTCATATGGCTTTAAATTCAGATTGGAAAGGTTCAGGTGGAATCACTTTTAGAGGTAAAAACTATGAAAACCTTCCTATAAACGGAGATACTTTTAACCTATAA